Proteins from a genomic interval of Rhodococcoides fascians A25f:
- a CDS encoding alpha/beta hydrolase — MTRTTPTDLRSKDDERRRRPKPVIAAAAAAALALLLAGCSGAAPNDDDSANRVGLERFMEQELAFGACDASVVDSQPPVPEIVEAAEKAKCAMLTVPMNYEDLDGTTIEIAVARISATGDNPIGSVLLNPGGPGAAGTTLAPLVDALWTGGPIPERFDIVGFDPRGVGLSTPAIDCYSDEERDADAPLSALGEWTEESARAIVDKCADGSGSTEVLAHLGTRDVARDMDVLRSALGDDKLTYAGVSYGTRLGSVYAEMFPENVRALVLDGAVDPLMDTADRRIQLSEGLQASFQRFADFCVTQAACPLGTDPAQATAEAQELLQPLEKEPLMSADGRKVGFLAAGEGIVSGLYSEASWPTIIAGLTELEAGRPDALLAIRDGYYGRSDSGEYTNSFEALFAINCLDEERFTEEEMAQLGRDLNEAVPFLDPGSTPPTQDGCEFWPAEPTLGYPYATDIDGLPEVLVVSATGDPVTPHEGGISLADTLGARLLTVEANQHGTIISANACVDGALADYLIDLELPDEGARCTI; from the coding sequence ATGACCCGCACGACTCCCACAGATTTACGATCGAAGGACGACGAACGACGGCGACGGCCGAAGCCGGTGATAGCGGCGGCTGCCGCTGCTGCCTTGGCGCTCCTGCTCGCCGGATGCTCCGGTGCAGCACCGAATGATGACGACAGCGCGAACAGGGTCGGCCTCGAACGGTTCATGGAGCAGGAGCTCGCATTCGGGGCGTGCGATGCCAGCGTCGTGGACTCCCAGCCGCCCGTTCCCGAGATCGTCGAGGCGGCAGAGAAGGCGAAGTGCGCGATGCTCACGGTGCCGATGAATTACGAGGACCTCGACGGCACGACCATCGAAATCGCCGTCGCGCGCATTTCCGCCACCGGCGACAACCCGATCGGCTCCGTCCTGCTGAACCCGGGCGGTCCCGGAGCGGCGGGGACTACGCTCGCTCCACTCGTCGATGCCCTGTGGACGGGAGGTCCCATCCCCGAACGCTTCGACATCGTCGGCTTCGATCCGCGCGGAGTCGGTCTCAGCACACCGGCAATCGACTGCTACTCCGATGAGGAGCGCGACGCCGACGCACCCCTGTCGGCTCTCGGCGAGTGGACCGAAGAATCCGCGCGCGCCATCGTCGACAAATGCGCCGACGGCTCCGGAAGCACAGAGGTACTCGCCCATCTCGGGACACGGGATGTCGCTCGCGACATGGATGTGCTCCGCTCCGCGCTCGGCGATGACAAGCTCACCTATGCGGGAGTCAGCTACGGCACTCGACTCGGTTCGGTGTACGCCGAGATGTTCCCCGAGAATGTCCGCGCTCTCGTTCTCGACGGCGCGGTGGATCCGCTCATGGACACCGCGGATCGCAGGATCCAGCTCAGTGAAGGACTGCAGGCCTCGTTCCAGCGTTTCGCAGACTTCTGCGTCACGCAGGCCGCATGCCCGCTCGGAACCGACCCGGCGCAGGCGACCGCTGAAGCCCAGGAGCTCCTCCAACCTCTCGAGAAAGAACCGCTGATGTCCGCCGACGGACGAAAGGTCGGCTTCCTCGCCGCCGGTGAAGGCATTGTCTCCGGCCTCTACTCCGAAGCGAGCTGGCCCACCATCATCGCGGGGCTGACGGAGCTCGAAGCCGGACGACCCGACGCTCTGCTCGCGATTCGCGACGGGTACTACGGCCGGTCCGACAGTGGGGAGTACACCAATTCGTTCGAAGCGCTCTTCGCCATCAACTGCCTCGACGAGGAACGGTTCACCGAAGAAGAGATGGCCCAGCTCGGCCGCGATCTCAACGAGGCAGTGCCGTTCCTCGACCCCGGATCAACTCCCCCTACGCAGGACGGGTGCGAGTTCTGGCCGGCCGAGCCCACACTCGGATACCCCTACGCCACCGACATCGACGGGCTTCCCGAGGTGCTCGTGGTCTCTGCCACCGGAGACCCCGTGACACCTCACGAAGGAGGCATCAGCCTTGCCGACACCCTCGGGGCGCGGTTGCTCA
- a CDS encoding TetR/AcrR family transcriptional regulator, which yields MSDNVETRKSEPSTKDRILIAAATMVSEDPVTRISVRAVAARAGVSTGSLRHFFPTQRVLMDEVAAGITGLVASKNVIEDATVPAEERLLACMQQVLSATGTGEQARDTWRRTFGTYLSAELNADAIDTYLAFSAAGLRHIGHWLEVLDKEGALPPGDNTQRAAYLNVVLDGLSVARALPTDATRIRSETDVLQHAISMLFHTAAPMPKGDSD from the coding sequence GTGTCGGACAATGTGGAGACTCGAAAAAGCGAACCCAGCACCAAGGACCGAATTCTGATCGCGGCCGCGACGATGGTGTCCGAGGATCCGGTTACCCGGATCAGCGTCCGAGCGGTCGCCGCGCGAGCCGGGGTCAGTACCGGATCACTGCGTCATTTCTTTCCCACGCAGCGAGTACTGATGGACGAAGTCGCCGCGGGAATCACCGGACTGGTGGCGAGCAAAAATGTCATCGAAGACGCCACGGTGCCTGCCGAGGAGCGACTGTTGGCCTGTATGCAGCAGGTGTTGTCGGCCACCGGGACCGGTGAGCAAGCCCGAGATACGTGGCGACGGACGTTCGGCACGTACCTCAGCGCGGAGCTCAACGCCGATGCCATCGACACGTACCTCGCTTTCAGCGCAGCCGGCCTCCGGCACATAGGACACTGGCTGGAGGTCCTCGACAAAGAAGGTGCCCTGCCGCCGGGTGACAACACCCAGCGCGCCGCCTATCTCAACGTGGTACTGGACGGGCTCTCCGTAGCACGAGCCCTCCCGACCGACGCTACTCGAATTCGCTCGGAAACAGACGTTCTGCAGCACGCCATTTCGATGCTTTTTCACACCGCTGCACCCATGCCGAAGGGCGACTCGGACTGA
- a CDS encoding alpha/beta hydrolase, whose product MTAVADSWGNGPAREHFDIVSMDPRGVGSSQPAIDCYTDQERDDDAIVSGVPAGALAWTAESTRSVLDQCARRSGGMDVLGQMGTQNVARDLDVLRAALGDEQLTFLGASYGTRVGTIYAQQFPHRVRAMVLDGAVDPRKNVLERQIQTFSGLQRSFDELARYCIERGSCPLGSEPARATDAAQNLLRPLVDNPVRTADGRRLTYYSAIEAITLGLYSNQAWDSVIGGLADLRAGRGEVLLALRDLSAQRGPDGTYTNSSEATLAINCLDEIRPTPEHTTSTVAEINSAAPYMDPGFDVDTHYGCEGWPDEHVLDYPYGDNITGLPQTLVVSVTGDGLTPHEGGVALADNLGGRLLTVDGEQHGATTAANPCVNSIVERYLVDLTIPDGDLRCSL is encoded by the coding sequence GTGACCGCGGTTGCAGACTCCTGGGGCAACGGTCCCGCTCGCGAACACTTCGACATCGTATCGATGGATCCACGTGGAGTCGGGAGCTCGCAACCGGCCATCGACTGCTACACCGACCAGGAACGAGACGATGACGCCATCGTGTCGGGAGTTCCCGCTGGGGCGTTGGCCTGGACCGCGGAATCGACCCGCTCGGTTCTCGATCAGTGCGCTCGACGCAGCGGTGGTATGGATGTCCTGGGACAGATGGGTACCCAGAACGTGGCCCGAGATCTCGATGTCCTGCGCGCTGCGCTCGGCGACGAGCAGCTGACGTTCCTCGGTGCCAGCTACGGAACACGTGTGGGCACGATCTATGCGCAACAGTTTCCGCACCGGGTCCGCGCGATGGTTCTCGACGGCGCAGTCGACCCGCGCAAGAATGTTCTCGAACGCCAGATCCAAACGTTTTCCGGGTTGCAGCGTTCCTTCGACGAGCTGGCTCGCTACTGCATCGAACGAGGAAGCTGCCCCCTGGGAAGTGAACCGGCCCGAGCGACCGATGCTGCCCAGAATTTGCTTCGACCACTTGTCGACAATCCGGTCCGAACTGCCGACGGTCGTCGGCTGACCTACTACTCGGCGATCGAAGCCATCACCCTCGGTCTCTACTCGAACCAGGCCTGGGACAGCGTCATCGGCGGCTTGGCCGACCTACGGGCCGGGCGCGGTGAGGTGCTTCTCGCGCTGCGAGATCTCTCGGCGCAGCGCGGACCCGACGGAACGTACACCAACTCTTCCGAAGCTACTCTCGCCATCAACTGCCTCGACGAAATACGACCGACACCGGAGCACACGACATCCACCGTCGCCGAGATCAATTCCGCGGCACCGTACATGGACCCAGGTTTCGACGTGGACACACATTACGGATGCGAGGGCTGGCCCGACGAACACGTACTCGACTATCCCTACGGCGACAACATCACCGGCCTCCCGCAGACACTCGTGGTATCGGTCACCGGCGACGGACTGACACCACACGAAGGCGGTGTGGCGCTGGCAGACAACCTCGGCGGGCGGCTCCTCACCGTGGACGGCGAACAGCACGGTGCCACCACCGCAGCGAACCCATGCGTCAACTCGATCGTCGAACGCTATCTCGTCGATCTCACCATTCCCGACGGCGACTTGCGTTGCAGTCTGTAG